In Mycobacterium pseudokansasii, the genomic stretch GCGCCTCGGCCTCATAAATCGGCATGATGTCGGGTTCGGCGGCGAACCGCAGACCCATGGGCATCGACCGGGTGACTGCAACCATTAGCAAACCTCCTGACCAGCGGCCTTGAGTAGATTGATGGTGCCGTTCTCATCGGTGGCCATAAAAAATGCTGTGGCGCCGTTGGCCAGCACGCTGTGTTCATTGCCGGTGGCTTCCAAGACCGAAACCCCCAGTCGCCCTTGCGCACCGAGTATTGGTGAGCAGTCGGCCTCGGGAAGATCGACAACCGTGACCAAGAAGCTTTCGGGGAGCGGACTGCCTTCCTGTCGGGTTTGGAAGGGGCCGCGTTGGGCCAACGCATCGCCGTAACGCTCCATAAAGGAAGGCACGTCGGGGAAGATGAGCCGTACCGGTCCGCAGGCGTCGACCAACTCGTCATCGCCGTTGTGCGGCAACCACTTCGCCCAATCCCACGACGCCTCATCATCGCTGATAATGGCGATTTTGACGTCATCGGGGCCGTGGAACACGCAGATTTGACAGATCAACGACCGCAACAGTCCTTGGACCGTCGAGCGCATCTGAGGCTCGCCGAAAAACGCCCACCCCATCTGATCGAAGAGGTGAAGCGGCCGGGGCACGTCGTGCACCACGTTCTGCGCGATGAGCAGATCCCGCACGGCGACTGTGGTCACCGTCTCGCGGAACTCTGGTGGCGGAACCTTTGTCGGCGGTTGGAGTTTCGTCTTGAGTCGGGTCACGCCTAACCCGAGCCGGGCATGCCCGAAATTGCGCTCACTGGGGGTGCGCTCCCACATGCGACCGGTGCCGACGAGCGTCGCCAGGGAGCCGTTGGTGGGATCGGGATGGTGATAGCAAATCTCGCGCGCCTGCGCACGGCCGGCGGCGTGGATCTTGGCGCGCTGCTCGTCGAGGGTCCGCAAATGGTCGGCGCGGTCCTGATTGATGGCGCTGCCGTGGGCCTTCTTCCCGGTGCCCCCCATCCGGTTTCGCAGAATCCCCAGCATGGAGATCAGCATTACCGGGAACAGGAAGAAGGAGCCGCCCGAGAGCTGCCGGGCACCCGAGAGATACAGCATCACCATCAATGCCACCGCC encodes the following:
- a CDS encoding cell division protein FtsK, whose amino-acid sequence is MSRIGFIRQQVGKPDVPESAVELPDPCEISRPAPSTPPMWVWVLIFVAAAVALMVMLYLSGARQLSGGSFFLFPVMLISMLGILRNRMGGTGKKAHGSAINQDRADHLRTLDEQRAKIHAAGRAQAREICYHHPDPTNGSLATLVGTGRMWERTPSERNFGHARLGLGVTRLKTKLQPPTKVPPPEFRETVTTVAVRDLLIAQNVVHDVPRPLHLFDQMGWAFFGEPQMRSTVQGLLRSLICQICVFHGPDDVKIAIISDDEASWDWAKWLPHNGDDELVDACGPVRLIFPDVPSFMERYGDALAQRGPFQTRQEGSPLPESFLVTVVDLPEADCSPILGAQGRLGVSVLEATGNEHSVLANGATAFFMATDENGTINLLKAAGQEVC